CtgcccgcaggcgaggcgcatccggtcgcgaagcagcagaggccgaaCGCGGCGCACAGCTACGACGGCacgggaggaggggggcgggaggcgggcgtccgcggccCCGCCATGCctcgagaggaagaaaaggccgcgcgcctgctgcggcgccaaCTCATCGTCATCGCACTCGCCACCGCGACGGCGCTAGTCGCGCTCCTGTGGAGCTCTGACCTGAGTTCGACGCTTCCCGCCGGTGGCGACAAGGCTCTGTCCAAGCCCAGTGCCCCCGCAGCTCCGCCGACTCCTCCACAGCCGCCAGTCCCTCCCGCTGGTCCTTGCCGCCGGCTCCCCACGGCCGACGGCGGGACTGacgtcgcaggcggcgggcctACGGCTGCGTGGGAGTCCCCCCCGCCGGGCGCTAGAGCGCCGCTAGAGGCCCAGGGGCACGAAAGTCGGGCGTTGGAGACCGTGTCGCGTTTTCTGGATGAAATACAGGCCGCTCTCGGCGAGCAGGCGGTCGCCACGCTCTCCATGTCCGTGGTGGTGGCGGTCGCTTCCGTGGCTCTCCGGCTTCTCGCGGGTCGCGCTCTGAGGCGGATTGGGCTGATgaccgacgcggcggagcaCCGAGCGCACGCACTCGTGGGGGagtcgctcgcctgcgaaCGCGCTGTCGACGCAGAAGTTGCTAAAGTTGTGGACCTGCAGAACCAGATCGACGGCCTGGATTACCAGCTGGACGGGCCTCTGGTGGGGTCTGCACGCCACGCGACGGGGTACACGCCCACGTTCGCAGGCAGGACGAACGACGCACACCTATCGGAtcctgcgctgcggcgggaaCGCCGGGGGATCGAGAAAGCCGAAATGAAGCACGCCAAACTCACCCGCGctgagcagcgcctcgaaggAGAGAtcgacgccgctgcccacGCGTTGCCAGACCCGTTCTCGTATGTGATGGAGGGCGTGCACGACGCgccagaagacgaggagccCAAAGCCGCGCAACCGTCCCCCTGCGAGACTTCGCAGCGAAAGGCATAAGACGCGAACCCGCTGTGCGACGCTCAGTACTGGGCGTCCGCAATAGAAGAAGCGAATCTTGATGTCGAGGCGCAAGGCAAGATGAACGACCACCGGAAATCTAGGGTGCGAGACGAACACGTGATGCTCGAGGCCTCGCTGAAGGAACAGTGGAGAGACCTGCGAGATCTCATGACTGACATAGAAACTGCCAGGACCCAGCAGCTCACGGCTGGCAACGCTTTGCAGATGGTCGAAGAGCGAATTGCGAAAGCTCACACTCAGCTAGACAAAGTCCGAGGTCTCCTGGCAAGTGGGGACACCGAGAAAATGCGACAGCGAATCCGGAAAACAGATCCGCGAGGAGTCAATGACGGCTTAGCACTCGTCCGTCCCAGCTCCGTACTTGCACAGGAGGAGCATGCTCCAAGTCGCAACTCGCCAAAATCCCAGAGGCTTGCTCTTCGTGCAGGAAATGTCTCAGGCGCATCGTCTACCGAGTTCTCGTGCTGACTAGACTCTGGGGCGGGCAAAAAGtggaagagaggaggcgctcagGCGCAATGGGAAGGTGGAACGCACGAGTCAGAACCGAATTCAAAGAAATggcggcagcgcatgcgccgaaCGCAAGGCACACGGACGCCAACGAAGGCAGAACTGGCGGCAGGGGCATCGGTGGAAGCCTGAAGCATCATGCGCCAACGGAGCGGTCCAGCGCCTGACAGGCGACAGTGAGGCCTCGGTGCATAAAGCACTCACTGCATACCGAAACGGCGTTCCCAGAGCCTGCATACAGTTCGATACAAACGTGACACTCAGTAGCTCTGGCCTCTGCGCGATCTTGATTGAGCGCAGGAGTAGATCTTGAGAAATGGATCAGAACCCCTCGGCGGTGTTCTacgcctctctgcggagAGGCTATTCTGCTGACGGATGTTGCCGACGTGGTGGCTTTATCTAGACAAGGAAGGAGCCAGCAGTCCTGGGAATCGGTGGGTCGTCGCCTTTAGTGAAAAGCGAGCTTTTTGTTTTCTGCATAGTTCGTTATCTGCTCCTTCAGATGAACATAGGTGTTGATAGATGTGGTTGTCTCGCAAAGGGGAACGTCACGTGTATGTTTTCATGGCGCGTGGTGTAGTGGCTGAGGCGGTTTCAAGGAGCCCGACGCTCAGTGCTATGTATACCCTAAACTCTCCGGTGACAGTTTCATCAGGTGGAATAACGGCATTCCGCCGGGTGCGTTTCGTGGAGCCACCCGGTTTGCTCGTGCTTGTACAGCTTTCTGCGTGCGGTAGCGTAACGACCATCCGAGGCGCCTTGCAGAGCAGGACGCTGCGGTAAGCACAGCCTTGAGAAGTACTGCGCGGAATCCTACTCTCCAGTCGCAAGTCTGGATTCGCGCACTGCGGCGCAGACTACGTTCCGTTTCTGGCAGCAGCGAGCCAAAAAAATGATTCACATTTAGAGGCAAGTCCCACGATCCGCGACACAGAATTTCATGCAGGGGTCCAGCGGGACTGTTGACGTTGAAGCTAGCACTGGAAGCGACCAACACACAACGAAAGAGATTATTTACAGCGCGCTCAGCACACGCACGAAATGCCCACATGTGCGGCACGTAGGCTAAGCGACGAGTCACTCATCACCGTGCGTTGTAACAGAGTTCTTCAACGGAAAAAATGCAGCAGGCTCTGGGTGAGAAGCTTCACCGACCGGCCTGCTGGAGTGCCCGAAAACAGGTACTTAATCTCacacgcgtgcgcgccgaCGGGAAACGCAACCTGAATGGGTCATGCAACGAGTTCGATTACACCATACCTCGAAGGACCTCAGCCTCGGTCTGTGTGAAAAAGCAAGAATGTTGTGTCAAATCTTACAAATGTTCCCTTTTGTAAAAGTAGTATCCTCCCTTAGCGGCGTCAGTTAACACGTTCACAACGCCCGTGGAGAACAGAAGCTCGAAAAGACCATATATTTCGCCGGTGTCCACTATCAGACGGATTTCTCTCAGCAGCTCAGCCTGAGCGAATTTGATTAAGAGGCCGAACGCGTCAACCTGCATCAAATCGGATAGCACATGGGCGAGCGTTTCGGCGTTTTTCTCGACGACGTCTGCAATCGCGTCGAGAAGGGGGTCCGTGATGCCGCACAGGGCGTCAGCCAGGCGAAATCGCTTGACAAGGTCGATGAAGTAACTGTTCAGAGTCCGAATGTTCTCCTGGACAAGGCGAACCATTTCCGTCTGCCACTTATTGTTTTGCATGAGTGTCTCAAGCTGTGTGACAGCTGCGAGCACGATGCCGTGGACGAACGTGGACAGGGGCAGCATGCCGTCCTGAGACCTGGCTCGCCTGAACTCC
This DNA window, taken from Besnoitia besnoiti strain Bb-Ger1 chromosome III, whole genome shotgun sequence, encodes the following:
- a CDS encoding hypothetical protein (encoded by transcript BESB_049430) — encoded protein: MAAPPALPGGPSPAPPPVSPPPERAAAPAHGFPPSRTASPSPSLLLAAAAGLQSRSLGDLPWRTPEDLLSRGVEISEVGEKTDLTLDSADMRSLAAVARPTARSASRVQQLDKRSAEGTGPRFSWLHEGEEEDEEDAGAHSRLHGVVETRERRARRNGENRGGRRSVAGASYGGLVSGSIVVLLLICAGAYVARGRGLLASRLPATRSEAAQLKALADALSEESSVWQEFFHLGGPPDDNDLPAGEAHPVAKQQRPNAAHSYDGTGGGGREAGVRGPAMPREEEKAARLLRRQLIVIALATATALVALLWSSDLSSTLPAGGDKALSKPSAPAAPPTPPQPPVPPAGPCRRLPTADGGTDVAGGGPTAAWESPPPGARAPLEAQGHESRALETVSRFLDEIQAALGEQAVATLSMSVVVAVASVALRLLAGRALRRIGLMTDAAEHRAHALVGESLACERAVDAEVAKVVDLQNQIDGLDYQLDGPLVGSARHATGYTPTFAGRTNDAHLSDPALRRERRGIEKAEMKHAKLTRAEQRLEGEIDAAAHALPDPFSYVMEGVHDAPEDEEPKAAQPSPCETSQRKA